Below is a window of Humulus lupulus chromosome 2, drHumLupu1.1, whole genome shotgun sequence DNA.
GTTTGGTATAGAACCATCTGATGCAACCGGAGCTTTAGCATTGAATACTAAGGCTGTTGTGTGATGGCTGAGTTAGGATTGATCATTCTTGTCCTTTGGTGCCAATTCAGTTTCTTTTTGAACCATCTAGTTTGTATCCGATATTTAGTTTAAATGTTAACCTAAAATAGAGTGAAATGCTGGACGTTAAACCTGGCCAAAGCATGCAACTCTACAATCAAATGAAAAAATATTGTGAATCTGAGATGATTGTGAACTAATATTTCCGTCGAGGCTTTGGTTTTTCTATGCATCTATCGTCAATTACTTGCCATAGTGCTACTTATATTGTAACCATGATAGACAGTAGACCATGTGCTAGGATATTCACAATTCATAAGCCTGAATTGCTTCATTGCTTCATTTGACAGGCAATATCTGTCATGGCCAAAACTGGGTTTGCAGAGCTTATTGATTTCAACCCTATTCGTGCCACGGATGTGCAATTGCCAGCTGGTGGAACTTTTGTTATCGCCCATTCTTTGGCAGAATCTCAGAAAGCTGTCACTGCtgctacaaattacaataacaggGTTGTTGAGTGTCGGTTGGCTGCTGTAAGTTTCATATACCTGTGTAAAGAATAATGTTTCAAGCAATTCAAAATGCGCTGTCTGTGTAAAAGTTAATCTGGAAGCTGTGGAAAGAATGAGCATTTAGGTGCAACTTGTTAgagttaaaattaaaaaaaaaaaagtttttaatTATCAAAGCTAAGCTAAACTTTTATCTAGTACTTATCTTTATTTTCTCCATGACTGCATGCTTCCGTTTGGAGATATGTATGTCTCTCTTTCAGCTGGTTTTTTCAACTCAAAGGGCAAACAATTTTTATTTCAAGATAAGTTTGAATTGATACTGTTGATTTTGACACATCTCTTCAGATTGTGCTAGGTATAAAGCTGGGGATGAAACCACAAGAAGCAATATCAAATGTCAAAACCCTTTCTGATGTTGAGGGATTATCTGTGGCGTTTGCTGGTAATCATGGTTCATCAGATCCTGTCCTGGCCGTCAAGGTACTATTGAATATATTCTCATTCATCATTATGAATTTGTCATTTTTCGGTGATATATATGTAGTTTCTAATTTGTTCAATGCGGTACTATTGAGCTATGTTGTTTGCTTTCCttatccattatttttcttcattttaaggAATATTTGAAAGAGGATCCTTACACAGCTGAAGAAATAGAACAAATTACCGAGGAAAATCTAGcatcaatttttaaaaattctcCATCTTCTTTGGATGTGATAAAGGCTGCAACACACTTCAAGTTACATCAGGTGAATAGTCACAAAGATAATGAAATACATCTGTTCTTGtctgtcatatatatatattttctctatGACATGTATATCCAGTCATTGGTAAGTCTTATCAGTCTCTTCCAGTTCAAATAAACTCATTAACTTAAGGAACTTTCTTTATTAGAGAGCATCCCATGTGTACTCTGAAGCCAAGCGAGTCCATGCTTTCAAGGACACAGTGTATTCAAATTTAAGGTATATACCTAACCAGTGGAAAGAAGTTATTGATTTTTAGTTCCCATCTTTACAATTAATATTTCTTTCTATGGTAACAATAACAACTGTTGTTTCAGTGAAGAGGACATACTGAAAAAGCTAGGTGATCTTATGAACGAGAGCCACCATAGCTGCAGTGTTCAATACGAGTGCAGGTACCAATATAGTACTATTAGATGTCTAGGACTGGAAAAGCAAATCAAAAAGtggttattgttattattatcaatTAACACAGTTTGTAGATATAATAAATTTCGGTTGCatttgtttgtattttttattttttttttggtttttgtgTAATTAGCTGCCCGGAGTTGGAAGAACTTGTGGGTATTTGTCGTGAATATGGTGCTCTTGGGGCAAGGCTTACAGGAGCTGGATGGGGAGGTTGTGCAGTTGCTTTGGTGAGAGAGAATATTGTCCCACAATTTATTCTCAACTTAAAGGTCAGTACTAAAGTTTTCAAATAGTTCTTgttcttgtgtgtgtgtgtgtgtaaatatatatatatatatatatatataaacttaaaatgTTTGTATGTATGTATCAGGAACACTTCTACCAATCTAGGATTGAGAAAGGGGTGATCAATAATAATGATCTTGGTCTCTATGTGTTTGCTTCCAAGCCCTCAAGTGGTGCTGCTATTTTCAAGTTTTAATCCTTGTTTTGATATCAACTAAATTTATTTACTATCTTATGTGATTCAacacaattttaatttataaataaatgCATCTCTTGTCTATATCAGGAGATTTATGAAGTGTAAATTTTGAACTGCTTGCATCACCTTATCGAAAAATACCACACACGAAAGATCCTTTAGCCAATTAATAATGTAATTTTGTAAGCGTTAAAAAATGTTTTAAgtattgaaaaatatataattatgagaAATTGGTGAGAATCACTtcttttttttaagtgattttgcagCTTACTTTAGATAACTTTTTGAAAATTGCCTTGGTCTaaaaattcaattgtttaaaatttTTGACTAATTTTTTAACTGATTTGTGTAAATTATAATTTAcaacaaattattaaaattaaactagaatgcaaaataattttgaaatatagGCTATTTTTTCCGGGAATCCATAATTAATTGATCAAATATTAGAAAGCATagatttgtagtttttttttttgggtaaagCTACGGAAAATTTTCCATTTGTCTAGTATAAATATCAATTTAAACAGAATAAAGGTAGTGGGCTGTTGGTGTTGGCCCACCATAGTGGATTTTAAGTAGAGAAAGCCCACGTGGTTTTGCACTTTGATATGTAAACAAACGAAAAGCTAGTGAGTAGTCAGGGGTCCATGCATTATGTAATAATATCGAAAGCGGTCCCATTTTATTCCTTTGAATCAGGTCATATTATGTTATTTAGGATTTTTTTCAATTGAATTATGAGCTATCCATTATCTGATCTTCTGAACTATTTACATGTTGTAAAGTGTGATTCCATCTAATTTTattaagagtaatgatatgtgcactcaaaatatgcaccaaaattttacacataatgatgtgtcactgctttttaaaatagtaggttccagttttaataaatgttaGGGACTTTACAATAATATACCACTATAACAAAATAACTACAAATTTgttataagaaaaataatatacccaAATGGACTATAATATTATTAAATCTAACAAATTTTATATTCATCACAAATATCTCTCATAACTAATTCATATCCTCATTCATTATTAATAACATATTCCAAAACATTTAACACTCATTAAaacaattattaaatataataaaatattccttATTAATCGTTTTAAAGTGGAAATACGTTATcacattataaaatatatcatgtaattatatattatagtatGATATTATGTAGTTTTTGATTGCATACTATACCCAATAACAAGTTATTTAAGAGATTCCAATTAGTTCCAAATTGCATATGACACCAATGGATATCATAAAAATATTGTATGCCAACTCATAACAAATTATTTTGGATACCAATTAGTACCGAATGGCataagataccaataaatatcatattgtatACTAGCTAATCATAACAAGTTATTTTGGATACCAACTAGTATATATACCAAAGTGCATAACAATTAATACACAATTACATATGATACCAATAAGTATCATATTGCATATTAGCTCATAACAAGTTATTTTGGATACCAATTAGTACCAAATTACATATGATATCAACAAATATCCGATTGTATATACTAGCTTGTATAGGATATCTCCAATAAGTAGTTAAATATGGTAGTATATATTATTCGATAAGATACTAAATAGTAAATGTTTTATAAGATATACAAACAAACTGATTCTATAGGATACTAAATAgtattgttttattaattatgtagTAGTATACTACAACACAAAGTAAATGGAGAAATAGAATAATAATGATTATTATTTTGATACTATTTAGTGGTTTATGTGATATTTTTAGGAGCTAAACTAAtaaatgataacaaaataaaatatagaatACCAAATAGTATCCAAATAAATCAATTCTTTATATTGAAGTAAACATGGAACATTgttcattcaaaataaaaatttactacttataaattgtttaaaaaaacatAGAACTCAAAAATTAGGGATTGAAAACTCAATCGTAAAAAGCaaagaaaataaggaaaaaattgACTTATTCATAATTAGCAAAGCAATTAATTAAGGAAatgtaataaattaatatttccaATTGGgtatattatacacataattattgaattaataaattagtttatattaaaaaagtaGTGGGTAtactaaataagtaaataaaatttgaatatttgttatttaagttaataaatattataatatgggtatattaaaatatcaataacaaattagtaattatttataatataaagtGCGTGAATGTAAATCTTCCTAAATGTTATTGGTTGGGACAAActgccacatcactgtgtgtaatgtttggagGTATATTTTCagtacacatatcattactcttttatTAATTGTGGCTAACAACATGCTGACGTGCATCTTTACTtagtgaatttttaaaaaaaataattaattaaaaaatattaaaaatatttttttaattaaaaattaataaatttaaaataaatcattacactaaatttaaaaaattaaaataaatcattaatgatttgttttaaatttattaatttttaatattttaaaattacacATGTAATATTCGATTAATATgttagtttggttgaataagtaaaataaaataaatgaatttatttttgttctattctttttTGCTTGGTTGTAATTTTTTGAGAGATGTTAGGTTGTAATTTAAAGTattagaatattattttaatgttttttaaTCATTTTAGTAGAATTTTTATTTATCCCAAAAATAGgagaaaatatcattttaataaacaattaaaaattttgataatttttttactaatattaaattttatttcattCCTATTGttattttcattcttatttatgtTCTTCTGTTAGTGTATACTTGGAGTTGAAATTTGGTCTTCTAAGTATTATTCACATcactgcaaaaaaaaaagaaagtattATTCACATTAGATTGTCGTGGAAGAAATGTATAGTGTGTTGGACGACTCAAAGTCATCTCGCCAAGACCCACATGACCAATCGAGGCTCAAATGAATCACGAGGAAAGAAAAATCTTATTTGTCAATGGATgtcctcaaaaataaaaaataataataaagaagtgtatttttaaaaatattaaaaattagagaaaattataccaaatatataatttttttaaatagtttttttttcttaagtttcttatggtatatatttttgtttacatttttttagagtttttttttctcatttatttgtaatattttatttgtataccatattttattttttaataaaattttagtagatagttttaatatgttttgaggttatttttataattttaatatatttatagtatttttttatcattcatattttataaaacattttttatgctattttattaaaaaaatgagacCTTCATCACCACgctttttatttatatttcttattttttttcttcaattttttaatTTCTTCAATCAACATTTTCTCCGCAATAACCGGTGGGGGTgtgcacggtgtggtttgggcggtttgaacactttttaatacaccacgccacaaaTGCGATGTAGTAGCTAGAACACACCGTGCGGTGTGATTtcgttgcaccaaaccgaccaaaccaaaccattttttgaggtgtggtttgggtggttttccacggtgtaagtgtgttaaaaaatatgtgtgAGATAGAAAGGTGATAAGGAGGAGGTGCAAATGAGAAGAGAGAGGAAGGAGTTGTTGTCGTGTGTGATGTGTTAGAGAATAAGGTTATACACTAATTTAAGTGGGCTCCTAGTTTTAGATTGAGTTGCtaaaaaaatggtatatatgtaaagtttaattttttttaacatatttgtaagtatacggtgcggtgaggtgcaaaccaaaatttcacaccgccaaaccgcGAACCGCACTGCACCGCGCGGTTTAGCTAAGATACAAACCACACCAAACCATTCcacttttgacaccgcggtttgcggtgtagtgtggtgcggtgcggtcggtcGCCGCGGTTTgccggtttagatgctcacccccagtaactggttaccactatcaaaacaaaTTTGGGTTTTTTTGTGGTAGTAATCATATGCCactgttaattttttttagtgatgtgtaGTAACTTGTTACgactataaaaataaattttattttttaagtggtgttgtagtatctggttacaactataaaaataattttaatttttttttagtaatgtaccattatcaaaataccaACAGAATTGTAAATGGTTATTTGgtgagatttggaaaaaaaattgatataaaaataaactaaattaatcGTGaatgtaactggttacaactaggtctaaagaaaaaaaaatagatatgaaacaaaaaagaaagagtTGTGATGGTAATCAGTTACTTAGCTAGACCTAGAAACAAATAAGatccaaacaaaaaatctaaactgatcataatcgtaactggttacagctagaaaaaaaaatcagatttgaaaaaaaaaaaccaattgcCATGGTACTTGGTAacttagtcaggtgtgaaaacaaaatcagatctacacaaaaaaatctaaattaatcgttatCGTAACTAATTACAACTATGTCTAAGAAAAAACCAGacatgaataaaaaaaatcaggCGCCATTGTACTTGGTTACTTAAACAAAtctaaaaacaactaaaaatcaGAATAAATCGTGATAGTAACCGGTCAGTTAGgtcttaaagaaaaaaaatcaaatataaagtACAAAATCAAATTGGAAATGGCAAAATTAGatatgaaaaagaagaagaacaacaaaaagaataagaataaaaccagatttgaagaggaagaagaagaaccaGAGAGGTGGAGGTGCGTTGCCGTCGAGGGCAGGGGCAGAGGTGGCATCGCCGGCTGTGAGATGAGAGAACCAAATAGGGgaggagagagaggagagagcgagatagatttttgtgtatttataATCATGGTaatctattaatttttttttcaaaatttaccatattttgtagaattttttttccatgtatatttatttttgggGTATTTGCGACATAAATATCATATGGTTTCAGTTTTATACACTTATATACCACATCTTTTTTTTTGATGGATTAAATACAAAATGTTATGATTTGAGAAATTCCGTCACCACCACCCCTTTAGCTGGAAAAAAAAAGACACGTGTAAGGAAAGAATAACACCTGTCACCGCCTAATTGGGCCATTTGAtaatttaacaaataaaactatattaattgattttaaattataaaattaattaaaaaataattttaataaacaagATTGAATAATTAAAAGCTAAACAAGATTTAACCAAAAACATAATCTAAACCAAAACAAATCTCTACCCAGAAATATCATCATCATCAAAACATATTCTTTAAAAAACCCAGAAATATCATCTTCAAATCCATTAC
It encodes the following:
- the LOC133819567 gene encoding galactokinase, with amino-acid sequence MAKHEELPIPVYSSLEPVYGDGSQLEEAQLRFDHFKAKFLHLFGHPPHVFARSPGRVNLIGEHIDYEGYSVLPMAIRQDTIIAIRRRDAGETEKLLRIANVNDKYQLCTYPADPNQEIDLKNHRWGHYFICGYKGYYEFAKSKGIKVDEPVGLDILVDGTVPTGSGLSSSAAFVCSATIAIMAAFDVNFPKKEIAQLTCECERHIGTQSGGMDQAISVMAKTGFAELIDFNPIRATDVQLPAGGTFVIAHSLAESQKAVTAATNYNNRVVECRLAAIVLGIKLGMKPQEAISNVKTLSDVEGLSVAFAGNHGSSDPVLAVKEYLKEDPYTAEEIEQITEENLASIFKNSPSSLDVIKAATHFKLHQRASHVYSEAKRVHAFKDTVYSNLSEEDILKKLGDLMNESHHSCSVQYECSCPELEELVGICREYGALGARLTGAGWGGCAVALVRENIVPQFILNLKEHFYQSRIEKGVINNNDLGLYVFASKPSSGAAIFKF